In the genome of Oxalobacter aliiformigenes, one region contains:
- a CDS encoding ABC transporter substrate-binding protein, translated as MKKWLAAWMLLIVVMTGAVAGEEKGKIRLGYWTSGVSLPFGCVLEAKKFLEKNGVDVEYVRFSDPPSSLKALTTGDIDIAFGIPLSNFFSVVHDGVPLKLVAAVQLADAVVVVPEDSSVRTWQDLKGKKVGGTYPSATIVIIANTIAERKYGLEPGDYSIVSGNESRLAQFIAQKQIDASILRSITYENLKNKVKLRKLGALKDEWKSISGSSAAPYIGMGVAREEFINKYPGLVSSAVRSWIQVEKWGIAHRKDVTDILEKHAGFTPENADNVAARWGDMFHVALDRATLKTLATEHDVFVQAGVIGGTFGKNLYVTEPYRKAVGTR; from the coding sequence ATGAAGAAATGGCTGGCGGCATGGATGCTGCTGATTGTGGTGATGACAGGTGCGGTAGCGGGTGAGGAAAAAGGAAAAATCAGGCTGGGTTACTGGACAAGCGGTGTCAGTCTCCCGTTCGGATGCGTTCTGGAAGCCAAAAAGTTTCTGGAAAAAAACGGTGTTGATGTGGAGTATGTCCGCTTTTCCGATCCTCCTTCATCACTCAAGGCACTGACGACCGGCGATATTGATATCGCTTTCGGTATTCCGTTGAGCAATTTTTTCAGTGTGGTCCATGATGGCGTTCCGCTAAAACTGGTCGCCGCAGTACAGCTTGCCGATGCCGTCGTCGTCGTACCGGAAGATTCGTCTGTCAGGACGTGGCAGGATCTGAAAGGAAAGAAAGTCGGCGGGACTTATCCTTCCGCGACGATAGTCATTATTGCTAATACCATTGCCGAAAGGAAATACGGGCTGGAGCCGGGTGACTATTCCATTGTGTCAGGCAATGAATCAAGACTGGCGCAGTTTATTGCCCAGAAGCAGATCGATGCATCCATTCTCCGGTCGATTACCTATGAGAACCTGAAAAACAAGGTGAAACTGCGCAAGCTGGGAGCGCTGAAAGACGAATGGAAAAGTATATCGGGGAGTTCTGCCGCTCCATATATCGGCATGGGAGTAGCCAGAGAGGAATTCATCAACAAATATCCCGGTCTGGTTTCCAGTGCCGTCCGATCATGGATTCAGGTTGAGAAATGGGGTATCGCACACAGGAAGGACGTGACGGACATTCTGGAAAAACATGCCGGATTCACACCGGAAAATGCAGATAATGTCGCAGCACGATGGGGGGATATGTTCCATGTTGCCCTGGATCGGGCCACATTGAAGACACTTGCGACAGAACATGATGTATTTGTCCAGGCCGGCGTTATCGGGGGAACGTTCGGCAAGAACCTGTATGTGACGGAACCGTACAGAAAAGCGGTCGGCACAAGATAG
- a CDS encoding MmgE/PrpD family protein has protein sequence MKNWQFSPSRASTEFVTGLRYEDVPAEVIDAVRKYILDWIGCAVGGAVHPASAPIRSLVESLGGKDQAAIIGGGGSNAFLAALSHAYYGHILEMDDVERRSITHPATVVVPAALAVAGYAGKTGEDLILSVVGGYEVLLRIGAAVVPAHYEIFHTTSTAGVFGAAMAAGKMLGLDRQHLDWALGNAGSMASGLMQFLQEFLHGGTSKFLHAGTASAQGVLVALLAERGLSGAGDILEGEKGFFAGFARQEVDERIFRDFGKRWRTLDVSVKAYPCCRHTHSAIDAALEIRKKAGGRFLGKIRLFTYRAAVGFVGCRNPVDSRQARFSMTYCVASALLRGVPVERHFTDQAVAEEAVGYLEKSIQVVVDDGIDALVPEYWPARIEAVTEDGEKLVAQTNISKGDPENPLDWDAVGKKFRMQTEGIIAASTQDELIGLCHELETVPFAEVLVSAVNTTFRKRC, from the coding sequence ATGAAAAACTGGCAATTTTCTCCTTCCCGGGCATCCACGGAATTTGTTACGGGACTTCGTTATGAGGATGTTCCGGCAGAAGTCATTGACGCTGTCAGGAAATATATTCTGGACTGGATCGGATGTGCTGTCGGGGGCGCCGTTCATCCCGCTTCCGCGCCCATCAGGTCGCTGGTCGAAAGCCTCGGCGGAAAGGATCAGGCGGCCATTATCGGTGGCGGGGGTAGCAATGCTTTTCTGGCCGCGCTGTCGCATGCCTATTATGGGCATATCCTTGAAATGGATGATGTGGAGCGCAGAAGCATTACACATCCCGCAACGGTTGTTGTTCCCGCCGCGCTGGCGGTTGCCGGTTACGCAGGCAAAACAGGGGAAGACCTGATTCTGTCGGTTGTCGGGGGATATGAGGTTCTGCTCCGGATCGGCGCGGCAGTGGTTCCGGCGCATTATGAGATTTTTCATACCACCTCTACCGCCGGAGTATTCGGTGCGGCTATGGCGGCCGGAAAAATGCTCGGGCTGGACAGGCAACATCTGGACTGGGCGTTGGGTAATGCCGGTTCGATGGCATCCGGACTGATGCAGTTTCTCCAGGAATTTCTGCATGGAGGAACGAGCAAGTTCCTCCATGCCGGAACAGCATCCGCACAGGGTGTTCTGGTTGCCTTGCTGGCAGAGAGAGGACTCAGCGGGGCGGGGGATATTCTGGAAGGGGAGAAGGGCTTTTTTGCCGGATTTGCACGGCAGGAAGTCGATGAGCGTATTTTCAGGGATTTCGGGAAAAGATGGCGAACGCTGGATGTTTCCGTCAAGGCTTATCCATGTTGCCGTCATACACATTCGGCGATCGATGCCGCTTTGGAAATCAGAAAAAAAGCCGGAGGACGTTTTCTGGGAAAAATCAGGCTGTTTACTTACAGGGCTGCTGTCGGTTTTGTCGGATGCCGCAATCCTGTGGATTCGCGGCAGGCTCGTTTCAGTATGACGTACTGTGTCGCCAGTGCGCTTCTGAGAGGTGTTCCGGTCGAACGTCATTTTACGGATCAGGCAGTCGCGGAAGAAGCGGTCGGCTATCTGGAAAAAAGCATTCAGGTCGTCGTCGATGACGGAATCGATGCACTGGTTCCCGAATATTGGCCGGCACGGATTGAAGCCGTTACGGAAGACGGGGAAAAACTGGTGGCCCAGACCAATATTTCAAAGGGAGATCCGGAAAATCCGCTGGATTGGGACGCGGTCGGGAAAAAATTCCGTATGCAGACAGAAGGGATTATCGCGGCCTCGACACAGGACGAACTGATCGGTCTGTGCCATGAACTGGAAACGGTTCCCTTTGCGGAAGTACTTGTTTCAGCCGTGAATACCACTTTCCGGAAACGATGTTGA
- a CDS encoding mechanosensitive ion channel family protein has product MKHLKIIYFSNSWEYLLAACAVVLLLFLALLSLKRILAAQLYKRARRTATYWDDILAMTAASTSTVSLLVFSFLSGLYILDLPDEVNAVNAHLAAVVFLFQCGLWLSKAISGWLAIKASPELANGTRHETMNMHIIGFITRIVIWTIVLLLILDNLGINITALIASLGIGGVAVALAVQNILGDLFASLSIAIDKPFEVGDSIVIDDLNGTVKYVGLKTTRLTSISGEELVISNADLLKSRIHNFKKMQERRMVFTIGVTFDTSSEKLRRISEIIQEIFSHIPTVRLDRVHFSSIGQSSLDFEIAYYVRDSSYTIAMDAQQEINLSLIEHFAKENIEFAFPTQTLYVTENVLGSAGT; this is encoded by the coding sequence ATGAAACATTTGAAAATCATCTATTTCAGCAATTCATGGGAATATCTTCTGGCGGCATGTGCCGTCGTACTGCTTCTCTTTCTGGCCCTGCTGTCCCTCAAACGGATACTGGCGGCCCAACTGTACAAAAGGGCACGCCGTACGGCGACATACTGGGATGATATTCTTGCCATGACTGCGGCATCCACCAGCACGGTTTCCCTGCTGGTATTCTCGTTTCTGAGCGGCCTTTATATTCTGGATTTGCCGGATGAGGTCAATGCCGTCAATGCCCATCTGGCCGCCGTCGTTTTCCTGTTCCAGTGCGGACTGTGGTTATCGAAAGCGATATCCGGCTGGCTTGCCATCAAGGCTTCTCCCGAACTGGCTAACGGAACACGTCATGAAACGATGAATATGCATATCATCGGGTTCATCACACGTATCGTAATATGGACGATCGTTCTGCTACTGATCCTCGACAACCTGGGCATCAATATCACTGCCCTGATTGCCAGTCTCGGAATCGGTGGTGTCGCCGTGGCACTGGCTGTCCAGAATATTTTAGGAGATCTGTTCGCCTCCCTGTCGATTGCCATCGACAAACCCTTCGAAGTCGGGGACTCTATTGTCATCGACGATCTGAACGGTACCGTGAAATATGTCGGACTGAAAACGACACGACTGACGAGTATATCGGGCGAGGAACTCGTTATCTCCAATGCCGATCTGCTGAAAAGCCGGATTCACAACTTCAAGAAGATGCAGGAAAGACGCATGGTCTTTACAATAGGGGTCACTTTCGACACGTCTTCTGAAAAACTGCGGCGAATCAGCGAAATCATCCAGGAGATCTTCAGCCACATTCCCACTGTCCGGCTGGACCGGGTTCATTTCAGCAGCATCGGTCAATCCAGTCTGGATTTCGAAATCGCCTATTACGTCAGGGATTCCAGCTATACAATCGCCATGGACGCACAGCAGGAAATCAATTTATCCCTGATCGAACACTTTGCCAAAGAAAATATCGAATTCGCTTTTCCGACACAGACACTTTACGTCACGGAAAACGTGCTGGGATCAGCCGGTACGTAA
- a CDS encoding ABC transporter ATP-binding protein yields MSGTDNLLYVKNLRVSFRTGKQSCFEAVKGISFTVPYNKTVALVGESGSGKSVSALAVMGLLPSGNAVIDAGSDILYNGKSLLKMNPEERRRLCGSEISMIFQEPMSSLNPVFTVGYQIGEVLRLHKGMDFRQARMRAIELLGEVGIADPERKVDAWPHQLSGGQQQRVMIAMAIACEPRLLIADEPTTALDVTIQRQIIELLRTLQKKRRMSILFITHDLQLVSEIADEVIVMRYGEIREQAPARNIFESPADGYTKALLLCRPPMNERPFRLPVIDDVMKSGKKPVSGKPDRIRGYTEKNAVVLEVRNLSKDFEIRTGFFKKTVFHAVRDVSFVLPRKKTLGIVGESGSGKTTLGLTLMRLHKASGGQVFIDGKDILSLSEKAFYPYKRRIQIVFQNPYASLNPRFTVGQILMEPLAIHRGTLSAVQRKEMALEWLEKVGLPGAAFYRYPHEFSGGQRQRIAIARCLTMQPEILVCDESVSALDVSVQAQILNLLQDLQDEFGLSYLFISHDLSVVKYMADQVMVMRQGEVVEMADSDEIYRNPRHPYTRSLLAAVPTDKYGLRTG; encoded by the coding sequence ATGAGCGGAACGGATAACCTGTTATACGTCAAAAATCTCCGTGTTTCGTTCAGAACCGGAAAGCAGTCCTGTTTCGAGGCGGTCAAGGGCATTTCTTTCACGGTTCCATACAACAAAACAGTCGCTCTGGTCGGCGAATCCGGAAGCGGAAAGTCGGTCAGTGCGCTGGCTGTCATGGGGTTGCTGCCTTCCGGCAATGCGGTCATCGATGCCGGATCAGATATCCTGTATAACGGAAAGAGCCTTCTGAAAATGAATCCGGAAGAAAGAAGACGATTGTGCGGCTCGGAAATATCCATGATATTTCAGGAACCGATGTCGTCTTTGAATCCCGTTTTTACGGTGGGATACCAGATTGGAGAAGTGTTGCGTCTGCACAAGGGAATGGATTTTCGGCAGGCGAGAATGCGAGCCATTGAATTGCTGGGTGAAGTCGGTATTGCCGATCCGGAACGCAAAGTGGATGCCTGGCCCCACCAATTGTCCGGAGGGCAGCAGCAAAGGGTGATGATTGCCATGGCGATTGCCTGTGAACCCCGATTGCTGATTGCCGATGAGCCGACAACGGCACTGGACGTTACCATCCAACGCCAGATTATCGAACTGTTGCGGACATTGCAGAAGAAGCGTCGCATGTCCATTCTGTTCATTACACATGATCTTCAGCTGGTTTCGGAAATAGCCGATGAAGTGATTGTCATGAGGTATGGTGAAATCCGGGAGCAGGCGCCGGCAAGAAATATTTTCGAGTCTCCCGCAGATGGCTATACCAAAGCGCTTCTGCTTTGCCGTCCCCCTATGAATGAACGGCCGTTCCGTCTGCCGGTTATTGACGATGTCATGAAATCCGGCAAAAAACCGGTCAGTGGCAAACCGGATCGTATCCGGGGGTATACGGAAAAGAATGCCGTTGTCCTTGAGGTACGGAACCTGAGCAAGGATTTTGAGATCCGTACCGGCTTTTTCAAGAAAACCGTGTTTCATGCCGTCCGGGATGTTTCGTTCGTTCTTCCGAGAAAGAAAACGCTGGGTATCGTCGGCGAATCGGGATCGGGAAAAACGACGCTGGGCCTGACGCTGATGAGGTTGCATAAAGCCAGTGGCGGGCAGGTATTCATTGACGGAAAGGATATTCTGTCGCTGTCGGAAAAAGCGTTTTACCCTTACAAACGGCGTATCCAGATCGTTTTCCAGAATCCCTATGCCTCGCTGAATCCCCGGTTTACTGTCGGACAAATTCTGATGGAACCGCTCGCGATCCACAGGGGAACGCTGTCGGCCGTACAACGGAAAGAAATGGCTCTTGAATGGCTGGAAAAGGTTGGTTTGCCGGGGGCGGCGTTTTACCGTTATCCACACGAGTTTTCCGGTGGACAGCGTCAGCGTATCGCGATTGCACGGTGTCTGACGATGCAGCCGGAAATTCTGGTTTGTGATGAGTCGGTTTCGGCACTGGATGTATCGGTACAGGCCCAGATTCTCAATCTGTTGCAGGATTTGCAGGATGAGTTCGGTTTGTCTTATCTTTTCATATCCCATGATTTGTCCGTTGTGAAATATATGGCTGACCAGGTCATGGTCATGCGTCAGGGAGAAGTCGTTGAAATGGCTGATTCTGACGAGATTTACCGCAATCCGCGCCATCCTTATACCCGGTCATTGCTCGCGGCAGTGCCAACGGACAAATACGGATTACGTACCGGCTGA
- a CDS encoding ABC transporter permease, with protein MNKLPTGSDGLWSLTWKRLRADRLAMFSLGIVVLFLGLLVLSVSGLVASDWSEEVGVHYAPPAFMAGQTDYASGDQYAAADTQTEAIPPENPVDPLKDILRDLRKSMQHGIPAGNDYGIDDPLKEELDAIRVQQKSRLTEVSGQEERHETLLFGADKWGHDVIKKTVKGSETSILVGLIAALVATVLGTLLGAFAGYFGGWVDDFLNWFYNVFTSVPYLLLILAVAAVLQSKGVLTIILILGLTGWTGVFRLVRAEYMKHKEREYVLAATTIGASDWRKMFVHIFPNVSHISLVQMSILSVGFIKSEVILSFLGFGVPVGVVSWGSMLNEAQNELILGKWWQLVAVTVAMAVLVTALSLFTDGLRDALDPRLKQEKS; from the coding sequence ATGAATAAACTCCCGACAGGCTCCGATGGATTGTGGTCGCTGACATGGAAGCGTCTGAGAGCGGATAGGCTGGCCATGTTTTCATTGGGAATCGTCGTTCTTTTTCTGGGACTGCTGGTTTTGTCCGTGTCCGGACTGGTAGCTTCCGACTGGTCGGAAGAAGTAGGTGTTCACTATGCGCCGCCGGCCTTTATGGCCGGACAGACGGATTATGCATCCGGCGATCAGTATGCGGCCGCCGATACGCAGACAGAAGCCATTCCTCCCGAAAATCCCGTCGATCCCTTGAAAGATATTTTGCGCGATCTGAGAAAGTCCATGCAACATGGAATACCTGCCGGAAATGATTATGGTATCGATGATCCTCTCAAGGAAGAACTGGATGCCATACGTGTCCAGCAGAAGAGCAGGCTGACAGAAGTTTCCGGTCAAGAAGAACGCCATGAAACCCTTCTGTTTGGCGCTGACAAATGGGGGCATGATGTCATCAAAAAAACGGTGAAAGGATCGGAAACATCCATTCTCGTCGGGCTGATTGCCGCACTGGTCGCGACGGTACTGGGAACGTTGCTGGGAGCGTTTGCCGGGTATTTCGGAGGGTGGGTCGATGATTTCCTGAACTGGTTTTATAACGTGTTCACATCTGTTCCTTACCTTTTGCTGATTCTGGCCGTTGCGGCGGTTTTGCAAAGCAAGGGGGTGCTTACTATCATTCTGATTCTCGGCCTGACAGGGTGGACGGGGGTTTTCCGTCTGGTGCGTGCGGAATATATGAAGCACAAGGAACGGGAATATGTACTGGCTGCCACCACGATCGGAGCATCGGACTGGCGGAAAATGTTCGTTCACATTTTTCCCAATGTCAGTCATATTTCGCTGGTTCAGATGTCGATTCTGTCGGTCGGTTTCATCAAGTCGGAAGTCATTTTGAGTTTCCTCGGATTCGGTGTCCCTGTCGGGGTGGTTTCCTGGGGCAGTATGTTGAATGAGGCACAGAACGAACTGATTCTCGGGAAATGGTGGCAGCTCGTCGCCGTGACGGTCGCCATGGCTGTTCTGGTGACCGCGTTGTCCCTGTTTACGGACGGTCTTCGCGATGCACTTGATCCGAGACTGAAACAGGAGAAGTCATGA
- a CDS encoding ABC transporter permease — protein sequence MVSYLIRRLWQMIPTLLGVLLLVFFLFNWVGGDPAYVLAGKISNPEQIANIRRQLGIDEPMYVQLWIFLKQTVCFDFGSSWSTGEPVSGIILSRLGPSLTLLVPLTVFETGLAIALGLAVAYVRGSLTDRMIMIVCTVGMSISILVYIIVFQYWLAYKLGWFPVQGWGDNWIENLFRYASLPILILLVVSIAPNLRLYRTFMLDEVGQDYVRTARAKGLSEKRILWVHVLRNAAIPIITYVMSNLPSLLIGAFLVERFFSIPGIGREIILAVERSDFPVIKAITVYVAMATMFFNLLADLLYQKIDPRVRLR from the coding sequence ATGGTGTCATATCTGATCCGGCGTCTGTGGCAAATGATACCCACTCTTCTCGGGGTTCTGCTGCTGGTTTTTTTTCTTTTCAACTGGGTAGGAGGCGATCCCGCCTATGTGCTGGCAGGCAAGATTTCCAATCCGGAACAGATCGCCAATATCCGCAGGCAGCTGGGTATCGATGAACCCATGTATGTGCAGCTCTGGATATTTCTGAAACAGACGGTCTGTTTCGATTTCGGCAGCAGCTGGAGTACCGGTGAACCCGTTTCCGGCATCATTCTTTCCCGTCTCGGGCCGTCACTGACCTTGCTGGTTCCGTTGACGGTTTTTGAAACCGGGCTTGCCATTGCGCTGGGGCTGGCTGTCGCCTATGTCCGGGGATCGCTGACGGACAGGATGATCATGATAGTCTGTACGGTCGGGATGTCGATCAGCATACTGGTGTACATCATCGTTTTCCAGTACTGGCTGGCCTATAAACTGGGATGGTTTCCCGTGCAGGGATGGGGGGATAACTGGATTGAAAATCTTTTCCGGTATGCGTCATTGCCGATTCTGATTCTGCTTGTCGTCAGTATCGCGCCCAATCTTCGCCTGTACAGGACGTTCATGCTTGACGAGGTCGGACAGGATTATGTCAGAACGGCCCGTGCCAAGGGGTTGTCGGAAAAAAGGATTTTATGGGTTCATGTGTTGCGCAATGCCGCGATCCCGATCATAACGTATGTCATGTCCAATTTGCCTTCCCTTTTGATCGGCGCGTTTCTTGTCGAGCGTTTTTTTTCGATACCCGGCATCGGACGGGAAATCATTCTTGCGGTTGAACGCAGCGATTTTCCGGTCATCAAGGCCATCACGGTTTATGTCGCGATGGCGACAATGTTTTTCAATCTGCTGGCGGATTTGCTGTATCAGAAAATCGATCCGCGTGTTCGTTTGCGGTGA